In Pongo abelii isolate AG06213 chromosome 22, NHGRI_mPonAbe1-v2.0_pri, whole genome shotgun sequence, the following are encoded in one genomic region:
- the LOC129052413 gene encoding uncharacterized protein LOC129052413, whose product MRTLGVNQRIHDSPEPSAGAARKALSSVGLPRPAAFCPMLPQLLISRVASCSLPPEAFLPLWGDPVGVTRTLGASQRLHDPPGPSAGAAGTALSSVGGSWPTAFFPCCLNVRFQAWHPVPFPWRPSGHFFVPSVGKKRTMGANLGLHETPGSSAGTKRHCLLWEDVACRFFPRAASTSPFKPVVLFSSPEAFLPLWGAPRGGDTHPWCKQGTPRPHQGQRRGCRTFLRL is encoded by the exons ATGCGCACCCTGGGTGTAAACCAGAGAATCCACGACTCTCCCGAGCCCAGCGCAGGGGCTGCCCGGAAGGCACTATCATCCGTGGGACTACCCCGGCCTGCCGCTTTTTGCCCCATGCTGCCTCAACTTCTCATTTCGAGAGTGGCGTCCTGTTCCCTTCCCCCGGaggccttcttgccgctttggggtgaCCCAGTGGGCGtcacacgcaccctgggtgcaagccagagACTCCACGACCCCCCAGGGCCCAGCGCAGGGGCTGCTGGGACGGCACTGTCATCCGTGGGAGGATCCTGGCCCACTGCTTTTTTTCCGTGCTGCCTCAACGTCCGCTTTCAAGCCTGGCATCCTGTACCCTTCCCCTGGAGGCCTTCTGGCCACTTTTTTGTGCCCTCTGTGGGCAAGAAACGCACCATGGGTGCAAACCTGGGACTCCACGAAACTCCCGGGTCCAGCGCCGGGACTAAAAGGCACTGTCTTCTGTGGGAGGACGTGGCTTGCCGCTTTTTTCCTCGTGCTGCCTCAACGTCCCCTTTCAAGCCTGTCGTCCTGTTCTCTTCCCCAGaagccttcttgccgctttggggtgccccACGTGGGGGCGACACCCACCCTTGGTGCAAGCAAGGGACTCCGCGACCCCACCAGGGCCAGCGCAGGGGCTGCCG GACTTTCTTGCGGCTTTGA